The genomic interval gttatattccaaatatttagctacagtaatatctaaactaattttcaaatttggaacacaatattcattcatcaaatcctttttatattatttctttctctctcattttaatattaattatttctctctccattttaaatgacaattgaaaaaatataattagaatacaattacaaattaatatataatattataaataataaaatatgataaaataaaataaattcataattaaaaaaattaaaaaaaatttaaaattattaattactcattactatataatgaataaatggataattcaatttgaaaatttaatgtgaattatcaaaattaaattcatcttatattattttattatcatataatgaaaaaatagctattccaatgtggagatttatataaatgaaatagttaaaagttaaattcatcttatattcatcaaaaatgtactttaatttaactatttcaACGAGAGTGCTCTTATAAAGCTCTTGGCAACCACGGAGATTTTTACATAAACGACGGTCGTTGTCAAGGAAaatatttaccaaaaaaaaaaaccctcgcctgtttagaaaatttgaagcaatggaaaaaaaaatgacaaagtgGTTTCCACGAGATGgtgaaacaataaaattttattttcaaacttgtttatttatgtaCTAAACATATCAATAATGTAAAAACCTGTGGTATCAGTTGTCatacggaaaaaaaaaagggttcatACTGCTACTACGCCGCTCAGTTTTTTAATTGATCGACGTGTCCCTAatataaattatcttttttttatctttttttttttaattttttaaaacattttagaatattttttttaaaaaaattaatacactaatactcacttccttaatcattaaattaaaaaataaaatacatgaatatttaaatttaggtggcataatctcatttttttaaaaaaaaattatattttagatttttttatagttgacGCGATCCCATGTATATAGCACACCGCGTGTGTTGATTAAGGGTttatttagatttagagatgagatgagatagttttagatgaaagataaaagttaaaaaaaaatattgtgaaaatattattttttgatattattattgttttgagatttgaaaaaattgaattgagatttaaaaaaataaattgtttattatattttgtgcgaaaatttgaaaaaattgtaatgataaaatgagatgaaatgaaacactttccGATCGAATCCAAGCAGGACCTGAAAGTTACTGAGAgataaacttattattattcatacatacatacatacatatatatatatatatatgagtgattAATCAATTTAACATAATATTTGAACTCGTAACATGCTACCCATATTGAGACTTGTATAGGTATATTGATCTCGGAGCTGATGCATGGGAGAAAGCCAAACGCATGGTGAATGTTGATGATGCATTGGCTACTCTCATGCATGGTTAAAGCTGGAGTACTGATTTGCCTGTGTAAATGACACAGGCAAATCACTCCAGCTAGCTCCCATTGTGAGTTTTAGAAGGAAATTGGCATAGTATTTACCAAAATACATATGCTTAACCCTTTTGAGTCAAAGTGAAATTTCATTAACAAATTCATATAAAGACATCAGTCGTTATAGGATTTGTTGTATATTTATCTAGCAACGAGCTTGAGATAACGACATCGTCTGTCAAGgctatgatatataaaaatttacacgagtaacattaaatattgtaaagttTATCAATTTTAAGAGTATGTTTAGACACTTGGAATATTtcagaattttgtaaataataattaaatagtttgaatgaatttattttattgcgatttgaaaaataagaaagaaaaaattgaataaaaaattaaaaaattatttcaatataatttttgttttaaagtaaTTTGTAcgtaaaagttgaattaatttttGTGGTAGgtgatgattagatgaaaatattgaaaattaaaaattataagtgttttgtatttaagtaatatttaggaatgaaattatgaaaaattttgagaattatgaaaattctttctaaacatgtcttgtttggaaatagatcacatctcaaaattttcatctcatctcattttcaaacttaattcaaatgtaaaattttcaaattaatcattacaactttttcaaataaaaaattaaaaacacaatttaactttttcaaatcgcccaaataaaaataatattataaaattatattctaataatattttaactttataatattttttattcaatttttttctctctcatttcccaaaattcaaaaaatacttaactcaaactatcttactattattcacaaaattattatctcatctcactcttcAAACAAGCCCTTTTAAGTCTATTTCTCTCCGAACTCTACAGTTAATTCGATCAATAAAACTCTAGAAGAAgatcccaaaacaaaataaatgctcTCTCAATTCTCAAATAATACAAAGAAAGAGAACCTCATCATTTCACATGATCCTGGAAGCTACTAGTCTTTACGCAACTCTAACCATGGTTTTACAAGAAGGAGGAGCGAGATTCATCATTCACATGTCCTAAAGTAGCTTAAAATTGAGGCAACTTTACAAAAAAGATACCTTAGTTTTGAGTactaaaaaatgaaacttaTGGTACACGCTTGTCAGGGTCGATCATGTGGTTAACCTAGAATATTGTATGGAAACAACATATGCATGTTTCAACCAATTAAGCAACATGATATGAGATCAGACCGTACGGTGGCCATGGAAGGACTAGAACAAGTATACATCactaaactaaaattaaacaaCATGACATGATGTCTTGCTGTATAAACCGACCCAGATAGATAGCAGCATGCCAATTCATGGTCAGGCTGTATAATAAGCTTGCTTATCATAATGGGTATGCCCATTCAATACTCTCTATGGCAGCTTCCCTTGGTACCCGGAAGAATGAAAAACATATAAGAAGTGAAGCTTCCTTGGTATTTTCCAACGTAAATTTAACCTAGTACGGGACATATTTGTGGGAAAGTGCCTGTTAAGATATGGACGAGTTTAACTTTGACGTTTTGTTGGAAATTTCAATGCACGTCCTGTTCTGCCTCCCGGCTAGTTTAAAGGACTTGCTACTCAAATTTTCTCCAACTGATAGATGCAAATCTCCTTCCAGTGGTAAGCCAAACTTTGTtcgagtttttttattttcctatgaGTTGGTGCTTATTTCAGTACTAATTTCTACTTAGACCATGATACTCGAGTCAGTTAGCTTTTACTTCTCAGCAAATTAAAAGTTGTTTCAGTGCagtataatctatatatacagGTAATTATACCGAGTCAGAGTTGCTTTACACTTTGCAAAATCAACTGCAGCTGAACTGGAGTACTGACTATGAAACTCAAACGTCATCAATGACGTCTTCTTAAGCTGCACagcttctttctcttctttttttccctgcATTTATAGGAAAAATCTGTTTTATCAGAATTATTCCATGAactcatcatatatatttatatatatatgtatgtatgtatgtatgtatagttTGTGGCAATGATGCTTGTAGTTTTTAAAGGCGATGAAGTTAAATTGTATATCTAAACTTTTTCACAATAAATGCTGAAAATTTATTGTTTGTAAATGCTGTTTACTCAGTTACTAAGGATTTGGAAGTGTTAATACTTACGCATGAACGATTTGGTAACATGCTAGTTTTAGAACTCTAACGAGTACACTTATACCATGCATCCAGGTCTTAATATACCAGTTGTTGCTGAACCATCAGAATGGCCTCAAATGGTGCCCAAGAGCCCACGCTGTCAGGAGGATTAGAAGATCCTGCAACCCAAAAGAATGAGACAAATGCTCTTAAGAGAAGAATATACGGCTATTTTAAAGGTGCTCGCGTTGGAGATTCTGTTCCTCCAGAGGAAAATGGCACTGCGCCAACTCCAGCTCGTTTTAACTTTCCTTCTGTGAAACTGCACCCGAGTCTAAAGCAAGTAGGAATGGTGGTTGGGATCTACTTAAGTGTGGGATCTTTAATCTTCTACATCTTCAGACACCAGTTCAAGGGGAAGTCAACAAATGCTCTTATTGACTGTATTTATGTTTCTGTCTCAACAATGACCACGATTGGATATGGAGACCTTGTGCCTGATAGTGTCATTACAAAACTATTTGCCAGTCTTCTTGCCGTCTCAGGAATGGGTCTTGCTGGAATAGTCCTGAACATTACATCAGAGTATTTGCTGGACAAGCAAGAGAAGATGCTAATGAAAGCCCTACATGTGCATAAAAAACTTGGTCCagaagaaatggaaaaagaGTTTGAGGCCAAAAGAGTGAAGTACAGTAACTTTCTAATGATCGGTGTCGTTATCTTGGTGCATGTTCTTGTCGGGATAACCCACCTAGCTGCTGTCGAGGGATTCGATTTCATTGATGCATTTTACTGGGTTTTTGTTACGATCACAACCCTGGGCTATGAAGATGAGAGCTTCAAACACACAAAAGGTCGCTTTTTTGCTATAGTTTGGGTATTGACAAGCACCACATCTTTGGCCCAGATGTTCCTCCAGGTCATTGAGGTCAAATTTGAAGGCAGGCACAAGGCATTGGTCAACTTGGTTCTTGACCAGAGGAGGAAACATCTAGATCTGGAGGCTGCAGATCTTAATAATGAAGGGGTGGTAAAGTAAGTGAAATATCCTCAATATGGATGTAATTTTTGTATGTTGGATTCTCTTTAACTGGTGCTTACTAATTTATTCTCAACTTTGCTTTTCCTCTGCATTTCCACAGTGCCAGTGAATTCGTCATACATAAGCTCAAAGAGATGGGGAAGATTAGCCAAGAAGATATTGCACTTGTAATGAAGGAGTTTGAG from Juglans regia cultivar Chandler chromosome 2, Walnut 2.0, whole genome shotgun sequence carries:
- the LOC109016500 gene encoding two-pore potassium channel 1-like gives rise to the protein MASNGAQEPTLSGGLEDPATQKNETNALKRRIYGYFKGARVGDSVPPEENGTAPTPARFNFPSVKLHPSLKQVGMVVGIYLSVGSLIFYIFRHQFKGKSTNALIDCIYVSVSTMTTIGYGDLVPDSVITKLFASLLAVSGMGLAGIVLNITSEYLLDKQEKMLMKALHVHKKLGPEEMEKEFEAKRVKYSNFLMIGVVILVHVLVGITHLAAVEGFDFIDAFYWVFVTITTLGYEDESFKHTKGRFFAIVWVLTSTTSLAQMFLQVIEVKFEGRHKALVNLVLDQRRKHLDLEAADLNNEGVVNASEFVIHKLKEMGKISQEDIALVMKEFEDQREQSGSLSASNTKPSTEPSQTEKKY